In Citrobacter sp. RHB25-C09, the following proteins share a genomic window:
- a CDS encoding retention module-containing protein — protein MSIGVVKSVIGQVFATSPDGSRHLLVEGDTIQEGDQIDTGAAGAISIVLSDGRTLDLGRDTHWDSANLTLVPESDTPLTDVEQIQQDIAAGQDPTQTLEAPAAGPNATPTVPGSPAEEGDGHTNVILDLTGEILDPTAGYPTAGIDSPDDTPIEELTLPASEQGDDLAGEDEDADADADADADSDADADADADSDADADADSDADADADADADADSDADADADADADADADADADADADADADADADADADTDADSDADADSDADADADADTDADADADADADADSDADSDADADSDADADLDADADADSDSDADADSDADADADADTDADSDADADATQMPMRIRMPMRIPTPTLMLMQIPTRTPMSTQTLMLIQTQTPMRMRMPTRTPIPTLTPMLIRTPIPMQMPIPMQMPTPTRMPMRTPMRTLTQTLIRMPTRMLMLMLMLMLMPIPMQMQMQMQTPMPTRMLMLIPMQMLMLMLMLIQTQTPMRMQMPTQMLMPMPMPMRIPTRTQTPTLILMRMQMQMQTRMQIPMQIQMPMRMQIQMPMRMQIPIRMQMPMRMPIRMPIRMPIRMPIRIQTRIPMQMPMQTRIPMQIRMPMQIQMLMPIPTQMQMPIRMQMRTPTQTQMPTLMQIPTRTPIRTQTQMPIQMRTPVLDRKPIPVRI, from the coding sequence ATGAGCATCGGGGTCGTCAAATCAGTTATAGGACAAGTATTTGCGACTTCCCCAGATGGGAGCAGACACCTGTTAGTTGAAGGTGACACAATCCAGGAAGGGGATCAAATAGATACCGGTGCCGCTGGCGCCATCTCTATTGTATTGTCCGATGGCAGAACCCTCGATTTAGGTCGGGACACCCACTGGGATAGCGCCAACCTCACGCTGGTGCCAGAAAGCGATACCCCATTAACGGACGTTGAACAGATCCAGCAGGACATTGCTGCTGGGCAAGACCCTACCCAAACTCTTGAAGCCCCAGCCGCTGGTCCCAATGCCACGCCAACTGTCCCCGGAAGTCCGGCTGAAGAAGGCGATGGACACACCAATGTCATACTCGACCTCACTGGCGAGATCCTCGATCCCACAGCCGGTTACCCTACCGCGGGCATTGATAGTCCCGATGATACCCCCATCGAAGAACTCACCCTCCCCGCCTCTGAACAAGGGGATGATCTAGCCGGCGAGGATGAGGATGCCGATGCAGACGCTGATGCAGACGCAGATTCCGATGCAGATGCAGACGCTGATGCAGATTCCGATGCAGACGCCGACGCCGACTCAGATGCTGATGCCGACGCGGATGCAGACGCAGATGCCGATTCGGACGCCGATGCGGATGCTGATGCCGATGCAGACGCCGACGCAGACGCAGACGCTGACGCCGATGCGGACGCCGATGCGGACGCTGATGCAGACGCCGATGCAGACACCGATGCCGATTCGGATGCCGATGCGGACTCTGACGCCGATGCCGATGCGGATGCCGACACCGATGCAGATGCCGATGCAGATGCCGATGCGGACGCCGATTCGGACGCCGATTCGGATGCAGACGCTGATTCGGATGCCGACGCTGATTTGGATGCCGACGCGGACGCCGATTCCGACTCTGACGCCGATGCAGATTCAGATGCTGATGCTGATGCGGATGCCGACACCGATGCCGATTCCGATGCAGACGCCGATGCGACACAGATGCCGATGCGGATACGGATGCCGATGCGGATACCGACGCCGACGCTGATGCTGATGCAGATTCCGACACGGACGCCGATGTCGACGCAGACGCTGATGCTGATTCAGACGCAGACACCGATGCGGATGCGGATGCCGACGCGGACGCCGATTCCGACTCTGACGCCGATGTTGATTCGGACGCCGATTCCGATGCAGATGCCGATACCGATGCAGATGCCGACACCGACGCGGATGCCGATGCGGACGCCGATGCGGACGCTGACGCAGACGCTGATTCGGATGCCGACGCGGATGCTGATGCTGATGCTGATGCTGATGCTGATGCCGATTCCGATGCAGATGCAGATGCAGATGCAGACACCGATGCCGACGCGGATGCTGATGCTGATACCGATGCAGATGCTGATGCTGATGCTGATGCTGATTCAGACGCAGACACCGATGCGGATGCAGATGCCGACTCAGATGCTGATGCCGATGCCGATGCCGATGCGGATTCCGACGCGGACGCAGACTCCGACGCTGATACTGATGCGGATGCAGATGCAGATGCAGACGCGGATGCAGATTCCGATGCAGATTCAGATGCCGATGCGGATGCAGATTCAGATGCCGATGCGGATGCAGATTCCGATTCGGATGCAGATGCCGATGCGGATGCCGATTCGGATGCCGATTCGGATGCCGATTCGGATGCCGATTCGGATTCAGACGCGGATACCGATGCAGATGCCGATGCAGACGCGGATACCGATGCAGATTCGGATGCCGATGCAGATTCAGATGCTGATGCCGATTCCGACGCAGATGCAGATGCCGATTCGGATGCAGATGCGGACGCCGACACAGACG
- a CDS encoding LapD/MoxY N-terminal periplasmic domain-containing protein, which yields MSLYKQLLLGICLFTLTLLCGNYFITLESSREQYSNQLSSHAQDAATALGVALTGHTNDPAMTELMVDSIFDSGYFESIRLIDVKNGEPLIERKGAPQNSSVPQWFVHLVKLRPGVGDAIVMDGWIQAARVEVVSHPMFALTRLWDSMIASLLWLGLCSSISILCAMFMLHRSLRPLNHVVEQALSICRREFRKVTDMPKTPELMRVVEASNMMVTQLKALFHEQAERAESLREAAYRDSLTQLNNRRAFDIKLEALVTDEENKTGNLILLRVKDLMGLNQRIGGAKTDELLKSIANILRDIQARFLPNDGFLARVRGSEFALLTGELLPPELEQTLVAKLKSFSDIGFGDDTAIAHFAHVIFRRGDAPQAILSQADNALAAAESDKRYSTNPQIYENSYGEESQHQWLIKLENVLKTESFILFAQPVFSCSEPERILHYKILARIKEDNGEITPAGRFMPWIHQFSLNCRMDLVIIKQILREKIKNSYPLALSISGETVATDENLNAILHLLKNSPKQASRLTFELDENELPDAERVSYVVKKLKEVGCRLGIQHFGGRFNLVGNLPQWGLAWIKVDGAYIHLIDIEEDKRMFIEAMYWATRQIDLPLIAERVETSGELAILNKIGLYGAMGRYLGEPGLLSEQ from the coding sequence ATGTCACTGTATAAGCAGCTGCTGCTCGGCATCTGTTTGTTTACGTTAACTCTTTTATGTGGAAATTACTTTATTACGCTTGAAAGCTCGCGTGAACAATACAGCAATCAACTGAGTTCGCATGCGCAGGACGCCGCCACCGCGCTTGGCGTTGCCCTGACCGGACACACGAATGACCCGGCGATGACCGAACTGATGGTGGACTCTATTTTTGATAGCGGCTATTTCGAGAGCATTCGCCTGATTGATGTTAAAAACGGAGAGCCACTAATCGAGCGCAAAGGCGCGCCACAGAATTCCAGCGTTCCGCAATGGTTCGTGCATCTGGTGAAATTACGTCCCGGTGTGGGTGACGCTATTGTGATGGATGGCTGGATTCAGGCGGCCCGCGTTGAAGTTGTCAGCCACCCGATGTTTGCGCTTACCCGGCTTTGGGACAGCATGATAGCCAGTTTACTGTGGCTGGGGCTGTGCAGTTCAATCAGCATCCTGTGTGCCATGTTCATGCTTCACCGCAGCCTGCGCCCCCTGAATCATGTTGTTGAGCAGGCGCTTTCGATTTGCCGTCGCGAATTTCGCAAAGTCACCGATATGCCGAAAACCCCCGAACTGATGCGCGTTGTCGAAGCCAGCAATATGATGGTGACGCAACTTAAAGCTTTGTTTCATGAGCAAGCAGAACGGGCGGAATCCTTGCGTGAGGCCGCCTATCGCGACAGCCTGACCCAGTTAAATAACCGACGCGCCTTTGATATCAAATTAGAGGCATTAGTGACAGATGAAGAGAATAAAACCGGCAATCTGATTTTACTGCGCGTTAAAGATCTGATGGGATTAAACCAGCGGATCGGCGGAGCAAAAACGGATGAATTGCTGAAATCAATCGCCAATATTTTGCGCGATATTCAGGCTCGCTTTTTGCCTAACGACGGTTTCCTTGCCCGCGTTCGCGGCAGTGAATTTGCCCTTCTTACCGGCGAGCTTTTACCGCCCGAACTGGAACAAACATTAGTCGCTAAACTGAAATCTTTTTCTGATATCGGGTTCGGCGATGACACCGCGATTGCGCATTTTGCCCATGTTATCTTTCGCAGAGGGGATGCACCGCAAGCGATATTAAGCCAGGCCGATAATGCTCTGGCAGCAGCTGAATCTGACAAACGTTATTCTACTAATCCGCAGATATACGAAAATAGCTATGGCGAAGAGAGTCAACACCAATGGCTTATTAAACTAGAAAATGTACTTAAGACAGAAAGTTTTATTCTTTTTGCTCAGCCTGTATTCTCCTGCAGCGAGCCAGAACGTATTTTACACTATAAAATTCTGGCAAGAATAAAAGAAGATAACGGAGAAATAACACCTGCCGGACGTTTCATGCCCTGGATACATCAGTTTTCACTCAATTGTCGTATGGACTTAGTGATAATAAAACAAATACTACGAGAAAAGATAAAAAATTCATATCCTTTGGCTCTGAGCATAAGCGGCGAAACTGTCGCAACCGATGAAAACTTAAATGCGATATTACATCTCTTAAAAAATTCGCCAAAACAAGCAAGTCGCTTAACCTTTGAGTTAGATGAAAACGAACTGCCTGATGCCGAACGGGTTAGCTATGTTGTAAAAAAACTGAAAGAAGTGGGATGTCGTCTGGGTATTCAGCATTTTGGCGGCCGATTCAATTTAGTAGGCAATTTACCGCAATGGGGATTAGCCTGGATAAAGGTCGACGGTGCTTATATTCATCTTATTGATATAGAAGAAGATAAAAGAATGTTTATTGAGGCAATGTATTGGGCGACCCGACAAATTGATCTACCACTTATTGCAGAACGAGTGGAAACATCTGGAGAATTAGCGATACTCAATAAAATAGGCCTCTACGGTGCAATGGGCCGCTATCTTGGCGAGCCCGGTTTATTATCAGAACAATAA
- a CDS encoding tryptophan synthase subunit beta: protein MFYIERDAEGHITRIETTPFAGMVEQHADKTEEITEWFHLQELRDATLKRLQQSDLEMVRVLEDLIEVLMSKGIISITDLPQAAQSKLINRTQARLKLSGLERLIDDEDEGIF, encoded by the coding sequence ATGTTCTACATTGAACGCGATGCTGAAGGACACATCACCCGAATAGAAACCACACCGTTTGCAGGAATGGTGGAACAACATGCAGACAAAACCGAAGAAATAACCGAATGGTTTCATTTACAAGAACTACGTGACGCGACGCTTAAACGACTCCAGCAAAGCGACCTTGAGATGGTTCGTGTCCTTGAAGATCTTATTGAAGTATTGATGAGTAAAGGAATTATCAGTATTACCGATCTTCCTCAAGCGGCTCAAAGCAAACTTATTAATCGTACCCAGGCGCGACTCAAACTCAGCGGTCTGGAACGTTTAATTGATGACGAAGATGAAGGCATATTTTAA